The following nucleotide sequence is from Campylobacter coli 76339.
CTTTGGGTGGTTTTGGCAATGGAGAAGCTCTTTTAAATAAACTTAAAACTTCATCATTGAGCACTGCATAAGGGCAAGATTTTTTAAGCTCTTTGCTTAAGACATTTCCGCTTTCATCGATACTTACACGAATTCTTACAACACCTTCTTGTTTTTGCACTATCGCTTCTTGGGGATATTTTTTAAATTTAGTCAAATGAGCCATAAGCAAGGCTTGGTAGCTTTTAACTTGTTCTTTGGCATTACCACTTACTATAGTTTGTGTTTTATCCTCATTGCTTTGTAGTGGGGCACTGAGTGATTCATTTTTAAATTTTGAATTTTCACTTGCATTAGCTATTTCTTTTTGAGCTTGGTTTTCATCTTGCTTTTCGATCTTTTTTTGAACTTTTAATACAGCATTTTTATCTTGAGAATTAAGATTCATTTTTTCGTCTTGTTTTTTATTTTTATCTTGAGAATTGCTCTTTTTTTGATCGATTGAAACTTCTTTTAATTCCCCGATAGGAAGCTCTGATACCATCATAATGGAAGTAAATTCTAATCCTTGTTTAAAATCAACACCGCTTGATTTTTCTTGAGTATAAAAAGAAAAAAGAAAAAACATTAATACCAAAGCATGCAATATCAAACTTAACACAAACCCAAAAATCACACTAGACTTCATACTAATCCACCTTTTTGCTTGAAAGAGCTATTTTTCCATAGCCATTCTCTTTTAATTTTTGCATTACTTGCATAATATCTTCATACTTTACGCTTTTATCGATATGAAAATAAATAATTTCTTCTTTATTGCCTTTGGTTTTTATATCTAAAGCACCTGAAAGATTTTCTAGGCTTAATTTATCATCATTAATAGCCAAAGTATTATCAGTATTTAAATAAAGTATAATGGGATTTTTAAGTTTATCCTCTGCTTGCTGCGAACTCTTAGGTAGTTCTATCTTAATAGAACTTGTAATAAGAGGAGTAACAACCATAAAAACAATCAATAATACAAGCATAATATCTATAAAAGGAGTTATATTGATCTCACTTAACTCCTCTTCTTTGTGAGCCATTTCAGTTTTTATCATTAAAATAACTCCTATGAAAAAGTATATAGACAAAATTTGCAAGTTCATCTAAATGGTGCATAAGTTTTAAATTTTTTCTTGTAAGATAATTATAAAAAAGCACCGCAGGGATAGCAGCTACCAAGCCAAAAGCTGTAGCAAACAAGGCTTCAGCTATACCAGGTGCAACAACTGCTAAAGAAGCATTGCCAAGATTGGCTATACCTATAAATGCATTCATAATCCCCCAAACTGTTCCAAAAAGCCCTATAAAAGGTGCACTAGCACCTATACTCGCAAGCAAACTCAAACCATTTTTACTTGCTGTAATTTGTTTTGAAATGGTATTTTGTAAACGCAATTCTATGCGCTCTTTTATATGATCATTTTTATATTCACTTTTTTCAAGTTCATCTTGAATTTCTAAAGATAAAACACTTGCAAAATCCTTTGTCTGATCTAATTCATTAAGATTTTTTAATTCTTTTATCTTTTGTATAGACAAGTCTAGATTTTTCTTCATAAAATAAAATTGCATAAGCTTAGAAATAAAAACTGTCCATGCTAAAATGGAAAATAAAACCAATATGTAAATAACACCTTTTACCACCTCATCAGCATTTTGATAAAGACTAGAAAGAGAAAGTTCTATTTTAGGTGCTTCAGCTTCTATCTTAGGAGAATCAAAAGATAAATTCGTATCTGTTACATTTACTTCAGCATTTAAATTTAACAATAAAAAACAAAATAAAAATATTTTTTTTAACATTTGTATATTCCTTAATATTTATATTCAAAACTTACTACAAAGGTGCGACCACGAGCAGAATTGCTAAAAAGATAGATAGGATCGCCTGCTCCATTATATTGAAGCTGATTATCTAAGGAATTATAAGCGTTTAAGGCATCCATGTAGTTTTTATCAAATAAATTTTGTACCTCTGCTCTCATTGTGAGGTTTTTAAACCATTCTATATTCCAATATAAATCTACTATAATAGGAATTTTTGGTAAGTCTTGTGTGGTTGGTTTAGGATAATAAGGATTGTTTGGATCCTTGTTCCAATCATCTGTATTTGGATTTACCCTTTTTGCTTTGCCCGTGTATTTTGCTATACCACCAAAGCTTATTTTGTCATTTAACCTAAAGCCAAGCTCTACATTTGCATAATCTTTTGGAAGCTCCATGATTTTACTTGCCGAAAAAGAGCCAAGAAGAGGTCCTGAAGTTTGAGAAATAGTCGAACTTGTATCTTGTCTTGAATACATAGCTTTAGCATAAGCAAAACCCAAGTCATAGCTTAATTCTAATTCCACACCCTTAAATATGGTATCATCAGCTGAATTTAAGTGTATATAAAATTGCGAGCTTGGAGGATCTTTGCTTGGATCTTCAAGATAAAATTGTTCATTATAAATATAATCTTTTATTTTTGTATGATAATACACGGCTTTAAAACCAAAACGATCATCATCTTTTAAAAGTCCATGTTTAAAAGAATTAAAACCTATTTGCCAAGTATTGGCTTGTTCTGGCTTTAAGAAAGGATTGATACCATTACCTTCGTTATTTGAGAAAAACATTTCTTGCACATTAGGGGCTCTATTTGTTCTTGCAAAACTTACAAAGGGTGTAAAAAGCTCGTGTATGGCAGCTGAAAGCATGACAGAAGCATTTAGGCGAAGTCCATTTTTATCTATATCTGTCGCTGCTTTTGGAAAACACATAAAATTTACTTCATCGCAAGCAGGTCTGTGTCCTTTGATATTCCAATCTAAAAGATTCACATTGGTATCAAGTGTAAAGATACCATAATTTAGACTATTATCAAGATAATAAGTAAAAAGATTTTGTTTTCCACGAGGCTGAAAAGGTATAGAATTTACTCCTTGAATTGATGTATTTAAGGTATTTTTATAATCATTAAGCAAAATATTTGCTCCAAAGCGTGTGTTTAAATTAAATCCATGCCATTCACCCTCTAAAGTATCACTTATATCAAAAGTAGTGGCAGTATTTTTTGCCTTTGTGTTAGCTATGGCATCGTTTGCCGCAAAAGTAGATTTTGATCCATAGGTTTGTATGCCTTGATTGTAGGCAATAAGCGTATTTACATTAAGCCACTCATTAGGGTTGTACCAAAAATCAAGTTGATAATTCTCATTGTGTATTTTTCTACCGGCAAGTTCATTTTGATATCTACGATAAGAAAATATAGTGTTTGTAAAAGAATTTGGGACATATTCGAGTTTAAAAAGTTGAGAGTTTGGTTTTTGGGTTAAAAAATCTGGATCAAAAGGAGCGGTATTGGTATCAGCTATACCATCTCCATCAGTATCAACCATACTGCTACCTATCTTACCGCCTCCGCCTACGGTGTAATTTTGAGTAATTCTCTTTGCACTATAACCAAAAAGCGCGCCCACATATCCATTATTTTCAAGTTCAGTCTTTCCAGCCACTGCACTCATATAACTTGGTCCGATTCCATTACTTCCATAAGAAAATCGTCCTAAAAATCCAAAGATATTGCCATCATGTACAATATCATTTATGCCTATGGTTTTAAAATTTGCTGATCCCATCAAGGCATTTGCTCCACCTACTCCTTCAAAAGTTCCCCTTGTAACATCAACTCCGATTAAGAAATTTGTATCAATAACAGCTCCAAAAGCTGAAGTTCCCGTTTGTGAATGGAATCCAGCTGGATCATCTGATGCACTACCATAAAAAGTTTGAGTGACACCGTCAATCATGGTATTAACACGCCCAAAACCACTCATACCGCGAATATTTACCTGAACTGTACCTTGAGCTTGATCTGTGTTTGTGTAGGTTCCAGGTATACTACGCACTATAGAATCTATACTTTGTGTATCTGAACCTATACCCTCTCTTGTGCTTGTTGCTCCAGGAGTTACAAAAGGTTTTTCATCGTTTTTGATTTTTGAACCTGAAATTTCAAGACTGTCAAATTCTAATTCTTCAGAAAAAGCAAAACTAGCAAAACATAAACCTACAGCACAAAATAAACTTAATTTTTTCATTCCTCCCCCTTATAAATCAAAACATAATCACTGTCTTTTAAATCTATTTCTCCATAGCTTAAATTCACTACAACTATTTTTTTACTGCTTTTAAAATCTTGTATATGTAAAGGAATTCCTACTCTTTTACTTGTATGATAATTTCCAGCTAGCAATAAAACTTTGTTTGCATGATGAACCAATACATCCGCCATACGCCTGTCTTTGAATTGCTGAATTTCTACTAATTTATCTAGTAATTCTTTATTTTCTTGAGGATTTAATTTATGGCTTAAGGATATAATGTCAAAAATTTGTTTTTTTACCTCATCTGTGGTTGAAACATAACCCTTTAAGGGCTGAGCCCCATTATAAATACTTGTAATTTCTGAGCGTGAAAGATTTGCACCCAATATTTTTGCTTTTGAATAAAAAACCGCATTGACAAATTGCTCATAATCTTTCCATTTCCAGCTTTTATCCCAGTTTAGCGCATTAGCAAGTTCGTTAGTCTTAATGTTTTTTTTATTTTTAAAGGCTTTATCCAAGTGATTTTGCTCTGTGCTTGCTAGCATTTCTAAAGCTACATCAAAGCTGATATTTTGAGAACTTAAATTTCCTTCTAGGGCGTTAAAAATCATAACTTGACTTATCTTATGTTTAACCTCATCATGTTTTTCCCCAAGCAATATCACATCTGCTTTTAGCAATTCTAAAATCATATCTTCAAAAGAAATCTTTTTTTGAGTATGAGTATCAAGTATATAAAAATCTTTATTTTCTTGAAGTGGAGATGGTTTTTGCAAAACAGCACAAGCATTAAACATTATACTTATCAATAAAGTGCTCAATACGATATGAAATTTCATTATGATTTATACTTTCTATGTAGTTTATTTTTGATATTGAATATTAATATTTTATATATAAAAATACTCTTAAATATTTATATTAAATTTAATTATTTATAATTAGTATCAAAATTAATTATAATAAAATGAAATTATTTATCATTAGAAAAATCATTAAATTACTTTATATTTACTTTTTAATATTAATATCCCTTATCAAAAATTAATTTAATTTTGATTGTAAAAAAGGGTAGGGAAGCAATTAATGAAAAAATGGTTTTATCTAGTTTAGGTTTCGTATTTGCGTACTCTAAGCACTCTAATGCTTGTTTTAAAAATCTTGATAAAACTAAATATAATTCTCAATATAAGGACAAATAATGAAAAAAATCTTTTCTTTGTGTTTATTAGGTTTTTCTTTACTAGGTGCTGCAGAACTTAACATTTACTCAGCAAGACATTATGATGCTGATTTTCAGATTATAAAAAAATTTGAAGAGAAAACAGGCATTAAGGTTAATCATACTCAAGCTAAAGCTTCAGAACTCATCAAAAGACTTTCGCTTGAAGGAAGCAATTCGCCTGCTGATATTTTCATCACAGCCGATATTTCCAATCTTACAGAAGCAAAGAATTCTGGACTTTTAAGCCCTGTTAAATCAAAATATTTAGAAGATACTATACCTGCTCATTTAAGAGATAAGGATGGGGAATGGTTTGCGATTACAAAAAGAGCAAGAATTATCGCTTACAATAAAAATGCAAATACTGACATTAGTAAAATGAAAAACTATGAAGATTTAGCTAAGCCTGAATTTAAAGGGCAAATCGTTATGAGAAGTGCTACAGCTCCTTATAGCAAAACTCTTTTAGCTTCTATTATAGCCAATGACGGAGATGAAAATGCTAAAGCATGGGCTAAGGGTGTGCTTGATAATCTTGCAACCAAACCAAAGGGTGGAGATAGGGATCAAGCTAGACAAGTTTTTGCAGGTGAAGCTAAATTTGCTGTTATGAATACTTATTATATAGGGCTTTTAAAAAATTCTAAAAATCCAAAAGATGTAGAAGTTGGGAATTCTTTAGGTATTATTTTTCCAAATCAAGACAATAGAGGAACCCATATAAATATCAGCGGTATTGCTATGACAAAATCAAGCAAAAATCAAGAAGCAGCTAAGAAGTTTATGGAATTTATGCTAACTCCAGAAATCCAAAAAATTCTTACTGATAGCAATTATGAATTTCCT
It contains:
- a CDS encoding Ferric siderophore transport system, periplasmic binding protein TonB, with product MKSSVIFGFVLSLILHALVLMFFLFSFYTQEKSSGVDFKQGLEFTSIMMVSELPIGELKEVSIDQKKSNSQDKNKKQDEKMNLNSQDKNAVLKVQKKIEKQDENQAQKEIANASENSKFKNESLSAPLQSNEDKTQTIVSGNAKEQVKSYQALLMAHLTKFKKYPQEAIVQKQEGVVRIRVSIDESGNVLSKELKKSCPYAVLNDEVLSLFKRASPLPKPPKEMLKNGDKISFVMPIDYNIKDYLGKK
- a CDS encoding Ferric siderophore transport system, biopolymer transport protein ExbD, coding for MIKTEMAHKEEELSEINITPFIDIMLVLLIVFMVVTPLITSSIKIELPKSSQQAEDKLKNPIILYLNTDNTLAINDDKLSLENLSGALDIKTKGNKEEIIYFHIDKSVKYEDIMQVMQKLKENGYGKIALSSKKVD
- a CDS encoding Ferric siderophore transport system, biopolymer transport protein ExbB; its protein translation is MLKKIFLFCFLLLNLNAEVNVTDTNLSFDSPKIEAEAPKIELSLSSLYQNADEVVKGVIYILVLFSILAWTVFISKLMQFYFMKKNLDLSIQKIKELKNLNELDQTKDFASVLSLEIQDELEKSEYKNDHIKERIELRLQNTISKQITASKNGLSLLASIGASAPFIGLFGTVWGIMNAFIGIANLGNASLAVVAPGIAEALFATAFGLVAAIPAVLFYNYLTRKNLKLMHHLDELANFVYILFHRSYFNDKN
- a CDS encoding Putative outer membrane siderophore receptor, translating into MKKLSLFCAVGLCFASFAFSEELEFDSLEISGSKIKNDEKPFVTPGATSTREGIGSDTQSIDSIVRSIPGTYTNTDQAQGTVQVNIRGMSGFGRVNTMIDGVTQTFYGSASDDPAGFHSQTGTSAFGAVIDTNFLIGVDVTRGTFEGVGGANALMGSANFKTIGINDIVHDGNIFGFLGRFSYGSNGIGPSYMSAVAGKTELENNGYVGALFGYSAKRITQNYTVGGGGKIGSSMVDTDGDGIADTNTAPFDPDFLTQKPNSQLFKLEYVPNSFTNTIFSYRRYQNELAGRKIHNENYQLDFWYNPNEWLNVNTLIAYNQGIQTYGSKSTFAANDAIANTKAKNTATTFDISDTLEGEWHGFNLNTRFGANILLNDYKNTLNTSIQGVNSIPFQPRGKQNLFTYYLDNSLNYGIFTLDTNVNLLDWNIKGHRPACDEVNFMCFPKAATDIDKNGLRLNASVMLSAAIHELFTPFVSFARTNRAPNVQEMFFSNNEGNGINPFLKPEQANTWQIGFNSFKHGLLKDDDRFGFKAVYYHTKIKDYIYNEQFYLEDPSKDPPSSQFYIHLNSADDTIFKGVELELSYDLGFAYAKAMYSRQDTSSTISQTSGPLLGSFSASKIMELPKDYANVELGFRLNDKISFGGIAKYTGKAKRVNPNTDDWNKDPNNPYYPKPTTQDLPKIPIIVDLYWNIEWFKNLTMRAEVQNLFDKNYMDALNAYNSLDNQLQYNGAGDPIYLFSNSARGRTFVVSFEYKY
- a CDS encoding Putative lipoprotein, similar to CjrA of Escherichia coli O164 produces the protein MKFHIVLSTLLISIMFNACAVLQKPSPLQENKDFYILDTHTQKKISFEDMILELLKADVILLGEKHDEVKHKISQVMIFNALEGNLSSQNISFDVALEMLASTEQNHLDKAFKNKKNIKTNELANALNWDKSWKWKDYEQFVNAVFYSKAKILGANLSRSEITSIYNGAQPLKGYVSTTDEVKKQIFDIISLSHKLNPQENKELLDKLVEIQQFKDRRMADVLVHHANKVLLLAGNYHTSKRVGIPLHIQDFKSSKKIVVVNLSYGEIDLKDSDYVLIYKGEE
- a CDS encoding Ferric iron ABC transporter, iron-binding protein, which produces MKKIFSLCLLGFSLLGAAELNIYSARHYDADFQIIKKFEEKTGIKVNHTQAKASELIKRLSLEGSNSPADIFITADISNLTEAKNSGLLSPVKSKYLEDTIPAHLRDKDGEWFAITKRARIIAYNKNANTDISKMKNYEDLAKPEFKGQIVMRSATAPYSKTLLASIIANDGDENAKAWAKGVLDNLATKPKGGDRDQARQVFAGEAKFAVMNTYYIGLLKNSKNPKDVEVGNSLGIIFPNQDNRGTHINISGIAMTKSSKNQEAAKKFMEFMLTPEIQKILTDSNYEFPIRNDVELSQTVKDFGTFKEDQIPVSQIAEKVKEAVKIYDQVGFR